From a region of the Phaseolus vulgaris cultivar G19833 chromosome 6, P. vulgaris v2.0, whole genome shotgun sequence genome:
- the LOC137831414 gene encoding cyclin-dependent protein kinase inhibitor SMR9-like yields the protein MAPSGRTTAAATSTRTASKTNTTTTRRTRQQRRTAQFKKKQQQQQQHTKSNKKQETDLVPTVLPSSCSSISSQDSSKEVDMQGSEVIDVSLSPCSTPKGQKFRIPEISTCPPAPKKPRVLSNCSLRRSPLSFFVPPDLEHFFLVALRDVSV from the coding sequence ATGGCCCCTTCTGGAAGGACAACAGCTGCAGCAACATCAACAAGGACAGCCTCAAAGACAAACACCACAACAACAAGGAGAACAAGACAGCAAAGAAGAACAGCACAGTTCAAGAagaagcagcagcagcagcagcagcacaCAAAGAGCAACAAAAAGCAAGAGACTGATCTTGTTCCCACTGTTTTACCCTCCAGCTGCTCCTCCATAAGCTCACAAGACTCCTCAAAGGAAGTGGACATGCAAGGTTCTGAGGTCATTGATGTGTCCTTGAGTCCATGTTCCACACCAAAGGGTCAGAAGTTTAGGATTCCTGAGATTTCAACATGCCCCCCAGCACCCAAGAAGCCTAGGGTTCTTTCCAATTGCTCTTTGCGAAGGTCTCCACTTTCATTCTTTGTACCACCTGACTTGGAGCACTTTTTCTTAGTGGCACTTCGAGATGTCTCAGTTTGA